A single genomic interval of Vulpes lagopus strain Blue_001 chromosome 19, ASM1834538v1, whole genome shotgun sequence harbors:
- the CHRNA3 gene encoding neuronal acetylcholine receptor subunit alpha-3 isoform X2 — MSQLVKVDEVNQIMETNLWLKQIWNDYKLKWNPADYDGAEFMRVPAQKIWKPDIVLYNNAVGDFQVDDKTKALLKYTGEVTWIPPAIFKSSCKIDVTYFPFDYQNCTMKFGSWSYDKAKIDLVLIGSSMNLKDYWESGEWAIIKAPGYKHDIKYNCCEEIYPDITYSLYIRRLPLFYTINLIIPCLLISFLTVLVFYLPSDCGEKVTLCISVLLSLTVFLLVITETIPSTSLVIPLIGEYLLFTMIFVTLSIVITVFVLNVHYRTPTTHTMPTWVKTIFLHLLPRVMFMTRPGGSDGHAQKPRSSYHAELSTLNCFRRAETRGCKEGCACQDGACSHCRHRRIKISNFSANLPRSSSSESISAALSLSALSPEIKEAIQSVKYIAENMKAQNDAKEIQDDWKYVAMVIDRIFLWVFILVCILGTAGLFLQPLLARDDA; from the exons ATCTGGAACGACTACAAGCTGAAGTGGAACCCTGCGGACTACGATGGGGCGGAGTTCATGCGTGTCCCCGCGCAGAAGATCTGGAAGCCAGACATCGTGCTGTACAACAA TGCTGTCGGGGACTTCCAGGTGGATGACAAGACCAAAGCTCTCCTCAAGTACACGGGGGAGGTGACTTGGATTCCTCCCGCCATCTTTAAGAGCTCGTGCAAGATCGACGTGACCTACTTTCCGTTTGATTACCAAAATTGCACCATGAAGTTTGGCTCCTGGTCCTACGACAAGGCCAAAATCGACCTGGTCCTCATCGGCTCCTCCATGAACCTCAAGGACTACTGGGAGAGCGGCGAGTGGGCCATCATCAAGGCCCCCGGCTACAAGCACGACATCAAGTACAACTGCTGCGAGGAGATCTACCCCGACATCACGTACTCGCTCTACATCCGCCGCCTGCCACTCTTCTACACCATCAACCTCATCATCCCCTGCCTGCTCATCTCCTTCCTCACCGTGCTCGTCTTCTACCTGCCGTCCGACTGCGGCGAGAAGGTGACGCTCTGCATCTCCGTGCTGCTGTCCCTGACCGTGTTTCTCCTGGTCATCACCGAGACCATCCCCTCCACCTCGCTGGTCATCCCGCTCATCGGCGAGTACCTGCTCTTCACCATGATCTTCGTCACGCTGTCCATCGTCATCACAGTCTTCGTGCTCAACGTGCATTACAGAACCCCGACCACACACACGATGCCCACGTGGGTGAAGACCATCTTCCTCCACTTGCTTCCCAGGGTCATGTTCATGACCCGGCCGGGGGGCAGTGACGGCCACGCCCAGAAGCCCAGGTCCTCCTACCACGCGGAGCTCTCCACGCTGAACTGCTTCCGCCGCGCGGAGACCAGAGGCTGCAAGGAAGGCTGCGCCTGCCAGGACGGCGCGTGCAGCCACTGCCGCCACCGCAGGATAAAAATCTCCAACTTCAGCGCCAACCTCCCCAGGAGCTCCAGTTCTGAGTCCATCAGTGCCGCGCTATCCCTCTCGGCCCTGTCACCGGAAATCAAAGAAGCCATCCAGAGTGTCAAGTACATCGCCGAGAACATGAAAGCACAAAACGACGCCAAAGAG atcCAGGACGACTGGAAGTATGTTGCCATGGTCATCGACCGCATTTTTCTGTGGGTTTTCATCCTGGTGTGCATTCTGGGCACGGCGGGGCTGTTTCTGCAACCCCTGCTGGCCAGGGATGACGCCTGA
- the CHRNA3 gene encoding neuronal acetylcholine receptor subunit alpha-3 isoform X3 encodes METNLWLKQIWNDYKLKWNPADYDGAEFMRVPAQKIWKPDIVLYNNAVGDFQVDDKTKALLKYTGEVTWIPPAIFKSSCKIDVTYFPFDYQNCTMKFGSWSYDKAKIDLVLIGSSMNLKDYWESGEWAIIKAPGYKHDIKYNCCEEIYPDITYSLYIRRLPLFYTINLIIPCLLISFLTVLVFYLPSDCGEKVTLCISVLLSLTVFLLVITETIPSTSLVIPLIGEYLLFTMIFVTLSIVITVFVLNVHYRTPTTHTMPTWVKTIFLHLLPRVMFMTRPGGSDGHAQKPRSSYHAELSTLNCFRRAETRGCKEGCACQDGACSHCRHRRIKISNFSANLPRSSSSESISAALSLSALSPEIKEAIQSVKYIAENMKAQNDAKEIQDDWKYVAMVIDRIFLWVFILVCILGTAGLFLQPLLARDDA; translated from the exons ATCTGGAACGACTACAAGCTGAAGTGGAACCCTGCGGACTACGATGGGGCGGAGTTCATGCGTGTCCCCGCGCAGAAGATCTGGAAGCCAGACATCGTGCTGTACAACAA TGCTGTCGGGGACTTCCAGGTGGATGACAAGACCAAAGCTCTCCTCAAGTACACGGGGGAGGTGACTTGGATTCCTCCCGCCATCTTTAAGAGCTCGTGCAAGATCGACGTGACCTACTTTCCGTTTGATTACCAAAATTGCACCATGAAGTTTGGCTCCTGGTCCTACGACAAGGCCAAAATCGACCTGGTCCTCATCGGCTCCTCCATGAACCTCAAGGACTACTGGGAGAGCGGCGAGTGGGCCATCATCAAGGCCCCCGGCTACAAGCACGACATCAAGTACAACTGCTGCGAGGAGATCTACCCCGACATCACGTACTCGCTCTACATCCGCCGCCTGCCACTCTTCTACACCATCAACCTCATCATCCCCTGCCTGCTCATCTCCTTCCTCACCGTGCTCGTCTTCTACCTGCCGTCCGACTGCGGCGAGAAGGTGACGCTCTGCATCTCCGTGCTGCTGTCCCTGACCGTGTTTCTCCTGGTCATCACCGAGACCATCCCCTCCACCTCGCTGGTCATCCCGCTCATCGGCGAGTACCTGCTCTTCACCATGATCTTCGTCACGCTGTCCATCGTCATCACAGTCTTCGTGCTCAACGTGCATTACAGAACCCCGACCACACACACGATGCCCACGTGGGTGAAGACCATCTTCCTCCACTTGCTTCCCAGGGTCATGTTCATGACCCGGCCGGGGGGCAGTGACGGCCACGCCCAGAAGCCCAGGTCCTCCTACCACGCGGAGCTCTCCACGCTGAACTGCTTCCGCCGCGCGGAGACCAGAGGCTGCAAGGAAGGCTGCGCCTGCCAGGACGGCGCGTGCAGCCACTGCCGCCACCGCAGGATAAAAATCTCCAACTTCAGCGCCAACCTCCCCAGGAGCTCCAGTTCTGAGTCCATCAGTGCCGCGCTATCCCTCTCGGCCCTGTCACCGGAAATCAAAGAAGCCATCCAGAGTGTCAAGTACATCGCCGAGAACATGAAAGCACAAAACGACGCCAAAGAG atcCAGGACGACTGGAAGTATGTTGCCATGGTCATCGACCGCATTTTTCTGTGGGTTTTCATCCTGGTGTGCATTCTGGGCACGGCGGGGCTGTTTCTGCAACCCCTGCTGGCCAGGGATGACGCCTGA